Genomic window (Leptotrichia sp. oral taxon 212):
CATTTCTTCTAGACCGAAACTTCTGATTTCTCTTATTCCTGAAATAGCCTGACTCAAATAAGAATTGCTTTTATTTGTTATTTCTAAAAAAACCGTTTTTTCCATACCCATTTTTGAATAAAAAAATATATGAGTAATTGCCGATGCCAAAACTGTTAATGTGTATAATATTCCTATTATGATATCTACATTAGAAATTACTACTAAAAAAAGTAAAAGTAATATAAAAGAAGAAAAAAAATTATAAATCCATCTTGATGAAATTTCCGTAACAATTTCCACATTTTGCAAAATATTTGACAGATATTCCGAAATATTTCCTTGAATTTTCTTTGAATTGTGTAGTGCTTCATTTACTTTAACATATAAATCCGATTTTATAAGCATTTCTAAATTAGGCATAAAATATAATTCCATTAAATTTATTATAAATTTAAAAATTAAAACTGAAATCAGATATAATACAGGAAAAGCAAAAGAATTTAAGCTTTTTGCCATATTTACATAAAATTTCTCCAGTAAAAGAGCAGATAAATAATAACCTGAAAACACAAAAATTGTTAACAACAACTGCATTTTTAACATTTTTTTTCTACTTGGCAACTTATTTATTATACCTAAAACTTTTAATAACATCATATTTTTCATTTTAATGGTAACTCCTTGTTTACTTTATTTAAAAATTTGAAAAATAATAACTTTATACCATTTATTATATATACTTCAAAGAATCTTCTTCTTCAATTTTATCTTTATTTTATAATAAATAGTTTATCAGCTCTCTCAATAAAAGATAAACTGTGTGATGATATGATAAATGTTGTATTTTTTCTCATTTTTTCCACTATATCAATAATTTTTTTTTCTGTTTCATGATCAAGAGAAGACGTAGGTTCATCCAGAAAAAGGATTTCAGGTTTTCTTAAACAGGCTCTTGCAATAGAAAGCCTCCTGATTTCTCCTCCAGACAATGAATGTGTATTTTTTTCTCCAATTACTGTTTCATAACCTTTGTCCAGTTTCATTATCGAATTATGAATATCAAATAATTTACATATTTTAACTACTTTTTCGATATCTATTTCTTTTGAACCTAAAGTCAAATTATTTAATATTGTATCTATAAATAGAAAATCATGTTGTCCTACATATAAAATTTTATCTTTAAAATTGTTTTTTATATACATTTTTTTTTCATCTTTATTTAAATAGTATATAACCTCACCTTTTTCAACCGGGTATATTCCTGATAGCAAATGCAGTAATGTAGTTTTACCACTACCGCTTTTTCCTGTTATTACATTTATTTTTTTGTTATAAATATTTATATTTATATTATTTAGAAAAAATTTTTTTTCTTTCGAATAAGAAAAAGAAATATTCTTTCCTGATATTATAATATCTTTATCATCCTGTAATTCAATTTTTTTCAATTTTATAAAACATTTATTTTCATTAAGATTTATCAACTCATTTAATCTTTTTACCGAAGCTTTCATCTCATGATACTTCAATATAAAATTAGGAAAATAATCTAAAAAATTTGAAACATAACTTCTGAATAAACCGAATGTTACAAATGTACCTAATGTTATGTTTTTATTATAGATTAATATTACTCCGACTATATAATGTATAATAACAGGAAGATAATTAATCACTGTCAGAAAATTCACTTTTTTTATTATTATTCTGTTATTCTTTTTATTTTCTGAATATATATCTTTTAGCGAATTTTCAAAGCGTTTCTTTATAAAAAAATCTGCTTTGTATATTTTTATTGTCTGCATTAACCTCAAAATATTTTCCAGTATATTTGCTATTTTTCCATAATATTCGTCCATTAAATAAAAATTCTTTTCCATAGAATCATTTATTTTTACATTTATCATAATTATAAACGGAAGTAAAAAAAATTCTAAAACAGCTAATTCTCTGCTTATTATAAATGCAGTTAAAACTGCACTTACTCCAATAACCATTCTCCGAACAAAAATATACAGTATGTCCGAAAAAAAATAATTTATATTATTCAAATTTTTTGTTAATCTTAAATGTATATCTCCTGTTTCAAATCTGTCTATATCTGACACAGAAGCATTTAAAACAGATTTTACTATTTCTTCTCTGAGAATTTCTATTCTTTTAATGAACATTATTCTTTGAAAATATGGAGCAAAAACACTACTTAACCATTGTACTGTAAAACATAAAGCTATTGTAATAGCAAGTTTATTTACCATTATTTTATTAGAAGAGCC
Coding sequences:
- a CDS encoding ABC transporter ATP-binding protein, with protein sequence MNKNTKKILIPSTYSIIFTVILIIFEGLSSTGLAFYEGKAIDVITIGSSNKIMVNKLAITIALCFTVQWLSSVFAPYFQRIMFIKRIEILREEIVKSVLNASVSDIDRFETGDIHLRLTKNLNNINYFFSDILYIFVRRMVIGVSAVLTAFIISRELAVLEFFLLPFIIMINVKINDSMEKNFYLMDEYYGKIANILENILRLMQTIKIYKADFFIKKRFENSLKDIYSENKKNNRIIIKKVNFLTVINYLPVIIHYIVGVILIYNKNITLGTFVTFGLFRSYVSNFLDYFPNFILKYHEMKASVKRLNELINLNENKCFIKLKKIELQDDKDIIISGKNISFSYSKEKKFFLNNININIYNKKINVITGKSGSGKTTLLHLLSGIYPVEKGEVIYYLNKDEKKMYIKNNFKDKILYVGQHDFLFIDTILNNLTLGSKEIDIEKVVKICKLFDIHNSIMKLDKGYETVIGEKNTHSLSGGEIRRLSIARACLRKPEILFLDEPTSSLDHETEKKIIDIVEKMRKNTTFIISSHSLSFIERADKLFIIK